From the genome of Microtus pennsylvanicus isolate mMicPen1 chromosome 17, mMicPen1.hap1, whole genome shotgun sequence:
AATCTCCACAGTATCCCTCTGGGGGTCCCAGGGACCTCCCTGCCCTTTCCCCAGCATAATCCACTGCCTCACACTCCTCCCAGGGTGGCCAGCAGAAGGCACACCTCCGACCCGGGTAGGGACAGGCTGTTTAGCAACAAGCCTGGCAAAAGACTTCTAGGAGAGAAGAGGCAACAGAGAAAATGTGAGGGCACTTGGGGACTCAGGGTGTCCTCAAAGTTTATAATGGCTATCCTCATCCCCCGCCAGCAACCACTTGGCCCTCCAAGTGAGATTCTGAGAAAATATGCCCAGTGAGCGGGTGAGCTCACTGCCCAGTGATCAGCTGTCTCCTACACTGGCCCCCTGGATGCCTCTGTTAGGGGTGGCCCTCCAGGTCTCCTCCTGTCCTGGTATGGGGCAGCCTTGGAACCTTCAGAAATAGGCTGCCATTCGTGGGAGAGCCTGACGCCTGGTTCTTCACATTCCATGTGTTTCCTAGCACATCATAGGAGCAATCCGAGCTTAGGTGGGGTGCCCGGccactgccctgtgggaaatgcTGAACTCCTGAGTGTGGCTCAGTCCTTGCTTCCCAGACAGAGGGGAAGCCTAGTAAGGAAAGCCCAGCCTTGTCTCACCCTGACCCTGCTGCCTCCTTTGCAGGGTGGATCTTTGGCGAGCGCCTGCATGACCAGGAGAGAGGCTGGTTTCCCAGTTCCATGACAGAGGAGATCCTGAACCCCAAGATCCGCTCCCAGAACCTCAAGGAATGTTTCCGAGTACACAAGATGGAGGACCCTCAGCGCAGCCAGAATAAGGACCGCAGGAAGTTGGGCAGCCGGAATAGGCAATGAACCCCAGCTTAGGCACCAGCCTGAAGGAGGGGTGTGGGCAAGGGGGTGCAGACCCAGCAGAGAACCCCAAAAGATACAGAGGGTCTTAGGGAGGAAAAGTCAGTGCCTTCCCAGGCAGCAGGAGTGGCTTGGGCCTGCACTGTCCCTACCTGCACTGTAGGGGGCACTAACGTCCTGGTCACTCCCTTGCTTACACACTGGCGGCCATGGCTAAGTACTTAAGCAGATttacaccaccacctcccagtctCTCCGAGCTAGAAATGGGTAGGCATGTTCCGGAGACCTTCCAGCGCCTGGAGAGGCCCACGCAGGGGTTCCTGGCCCGAGGCAGGCAGGAGGTGACTACTATCAGGTCCCCTGAACTGCACATGTCCTTCCCTACTTTGAAAGAGTCCACGGGGCACAGCAATGGGCCGCCCCTGCCTGAGGGAGCTTGTGAGCAGTGCTGAAGCTGCCCGCCCCTCCCTGCGCCTCTGCCAGCCTCTCTTGCACGGCCAAGCCCTGCCCTCAGCAGGCCTCCCAGAGCTTGGCTGAGGGTTCATGTCTCTGGCTCCTTGAAGGGCTAGATGTCGCTTGTGTCTCCTGGCCCCTGAAGGAGCCCAGGTGTTTTTTTGCAGAATGAATTGGTCACTGCATCCTTTATGGTCATGGTTTtgagaaaagcaaatatcattttttttggCTGCATTAAAAGAAGCATCCTGTATAAAGTAAGGGTTGGAGGCCTATTCTTTATCACCCCCATGCGCGCAGCAATGAGGCATTTGGTTCTGGGTTGGGAGGGGGGAGCTGGTAGGAGAAACCTCTCCCCGAGGAGGGGCCCTGCAAACACTTCAAAGGGAAAAGCTAACTAACATCGGGTCTCAGAGTGAGAATGGATTTGGGCCTCTGCTTCTGGGGGGATTCAAGAAAGGGCTCTCTGGGGGAATAGGAGACTACCGCTACTGTATAAGTACACACTTACAAGGCCACAGGGACCCTCAGGTATCAGTCAGCAGTGGCCATTAGGGGATCTGACCCCAGCCCTGGGACACGGACTCCCTCCCTGGTCCAGACACTGGCCTCAGATGTTCCCCTGTGCTTTCAGTGGCAGCTGGTTCCCCGAGTGGCTGCACCTACCCAGGCCTGCATAGCCACCCCCACCCTGTTTCTGTTTCAGAGTGTCTCCTCCAGTTCTGTCCCAGGAAAGTGTCCAGCGCACTGCAGTTCCACCAGAGAGACGCTCTACTTCAAAACaggccttttgtttgtttagtctcttgagactctgtcccaatatagcccagattggccttaaaATTCATcgtcccacctcagcctccaaagtactggcattgcaggcatgtgccaccatgccagaccCAGAGCAGGCCTTGAGTTTGAGCCGCTGGACTTTGTAGTGTCTTCCCACGGATCGTGCACAGCTCTTGGTGACCTTGAGACCTCAGACCCCTGAGCATTCCTGGGAGGAGATGACCCCTTGCCACGGTGCAACCAGAGGGCCACAGCTCCTACCCTGGCCTACTAGGCTGGCTCATCTCCACTCCCCTCCTCATTCTGTCTGGGAGTGCTCTCCAACTTCTGGGTcagatggagaaagaggaacagCCCCAGGGAGAACATATGTGAACCCCAGGCCTAAAAGAGTGTGTGGTTGGAAATGGGAAAATTTggagccttgggaggaggggtGAAGACACAAGGATTGGGGTTCTGAATTAGGAGATGGCCCCTCCTGCCTGAGTCAAGGTTAAAAGCCTTTACTACCCCACCCAATGTCAGTCCTCCACCATTTGCCAGTTGGTCTCAAGAAACAGAAGGCACCTGGGTCaagctctccagctctgcttcccCGCCCCCAGTCTTGCCAGGCAGAAGCGCAAAAGGCTAGGAGTTCGGTGGCCCTAAATCCCGCCGCGAATGGTCCTTAGAGAGTGGACACCGGAGTTCCCCGCGCCCTGCGTGCACTCCCGGCACACAcaacacacgcgcgcgcgcacacacacacacacacacgttgccACGCGTGCACATGTGCCCCGCCTGGAGTTTTCCACCCACGGCTCCAGGCACGCGGCGCGGCCCAGCAACACGCCCCCCCCCGTCAGGTTCACATGCCGCTACACCTGCACGCGGGCTCACACACGCGGGGACATCGGGGACGCGGAGGGGACAAAGGAGAGCACTGGTTGCAGAGTCGCCGCGGGCGGGCCTGCGCAGCTCTTTATTGGCTTCAAGAAGCAGAAAACTTTCTCAGCGCAACGACCACGAGTGCCAGCACTACGCAGGTGGCCAAAAGGGCGGCGATCACGATGGCTGCAATGGCGCCTGGCCCAAGTGATCCTGTGGAGAACAGAGGAACTTGTCACCTCAGAGGTCCAGCCAAAGCCGGACCCTTCATGctgttcttcctccctcccctccctctcatcctcctccctctccctgccgGGCCCACACCCTACCTCCGTCTTGGTCCACCCCCGCAGGAGGGCTGTTGTCCTCTGGTCCTGGGGCAGAGGTGGGGAACGGCGGGCCTGAGGCTGCGAATTCCTGGCTGTGGCTGGTGCTCTCCAAAGGACCTTCACCTGATGCCAATTCAATGGGCTCGTTCCACAGGGTGGGATTGGGCACCTGGGGACCCTCTGCTGCAAAGCCAAGGACAAGTAGAGGGACTCAGGTGGTTTGCTGGCAGGGATGCCGACCCTCCCCACCAGAACAACTGAGAACTCATGCTTAGGGGTTCACCAGCCCCTACATTCCATAGGGTGGGGCACCTGGCTGGGAAATTCACTCCTAAGTTTGAGAGACCATCCACGTGTGACCCAGAACACCCACTGAGCTAATGCTCACAGGAGGTCAGACTGATtggggcagagagacaggggCAGTTGCAAAAAGGGGGATTCCTCTGTCCCTCAGGGCAGACACGGCTCAGTCTTCACCTGGGGCAAAAGCTGAGAGTCAAGGACCTTTGAGGGGGCCACTACTCAAGGAAAGACCAGGAGAAGCCCACCTAAGCCACAGCCTCAGATCGGGAGACCAACCGTAGGCATTTAACAGCCCCTCCCTCAACCCAAGACATCACTGCCTACGGGAAGGAGGGCTGATGAAGAGAAGGTGGCCAGCGAAAGGCAGTTCTCACACTAAGTCAGTCTCAGTCAGAGCATGGGTCCCTGAGTGGCCTTTTCACCAAGAGTCCTCTGCTGGAGTCGGCATGGTTTGGGGGCACCCAAGGGAtcccagagggaaggaaggagacaggaaacaCAGGATTACGGGAGTCAAGGGATGTTTCCACCTGACACAGCCCTCCCTCTCCCTAACACTCACCACTGTAAAGAGCACCACCTCCTCCCCCagacagaagttcaagaccaggctagTCAAAAGCTCTGAGATTTCCCCTTGGCCTGCCCCCCAGCATCTCAGCTGGTCCCTGGAAGGCAAGTGATCCAGGAACACTCAGTCCCCAAACAGGTTCCTCACACAGACCCAGAGGATCTCATTCTATTAATTCTAGCTGCTTGGAGGGCCAAGACTTGGGTTGAGAGGAGAGAGCCAGGGCGGGTTGGTCCTGAGCTCAGGGCAGGCGATGGCCGTGTCATCTGACAGAACTCCAGTAAAGCTGCACCTCTGTTACCAGCCCAGCCAcaacctgcaggtccctgagacTCCTTTGAGCCAAGGGTTCCATCTTTGGGTGATTCCCCCTGCCCCCCATGGACAAGCTCAGGATAGGGACTGCTCAGGGTAGACCCAAGGGACTTGTGTGTTTCTGCCCATGGTGCCCACCCGGGGCAAACAGAGCACACAGCCAAAGCCTGACTCCAGTCAGCCTCAAAATAACCAAGTCCTCAAAACCGCCAAGGTCTGGGAATGAGAAGGATCTGTGGCTAGGACAAGGGTGGAGTCAGATGTCCTGTCAGAGACTCCCGGGAAGGCTGGTAAGGACCATGCCAGGGTTCCTCTGCCAGTTTGATACCACATTCGGGTTGGGAAAGAGAGTGTCTTTGTTCTTAACTGAACGACTCAGGACATAATGTCGGCTTTGGACTGCTTCTGCATCTGGGGTCAAAGAGGAGTGTGGCAGACACTGGTAACTGGTAACTGGTGAAGGAGCAGCGTAGCAGACATTAGTAACTGGTAACTAGGCGAAGGAGCAGCGTGGCAGACACTGGTAACTAGGTGAAGGAGCAGCGTGGCAGACATTAGTAACTGGTAACTAGGTGAAGGAGCAGCGTGGCAGATGTTGGTAAAGGCTGTGTTGGGGTTCCGtagataattttacttttttttggtaAACTTGGAATCTTGTTGGAATCTTTTTACTATAAGATTTTGGCCGACCCCTGACTCCCTAGGTTCTACCCTGAAACCTCTCACAAGTCTGGGCCAAACTTGAGACTCAACTTGGAGGTAAGGAGTACTGTCATGCAAAAGGCCCCCCGAAGACTGCTTCCCTCTCATAGAGTTCAGGTCTCCGCCCAGACCAGCCCCCCACTAACCACGAAGAGCCCTCTGTGAAGAGGGCAAAGTGACCTGGTCAGAGAAGGCAGTGTTTACGGCCTGAAAGCCCTCTTGAAAGGCCTCAAGCAGTCTAGCCTCAGGCTCCCAGGGCTGGACAGAGAAAAACCCTGAGCGTGCCTGCCCTACAGCCCTGAGGTCTGGGCCGTGAAGACTGACAGTCTGCCCTGAGACTCCTCAGGACACACCCCAAACAGCCAGGCaggcctctccctctcccatctctcctgGCCAAAGCTCACCACCAATGCCAGGAAAACCGCCCAAGGAATGAGTTTCAATCAGGCCGAGTTTGCCTAAGCGGTGCCTGTTCCCTGGCCAGGGACTGCGCTTGCTCCAACCCACCAAAGAAGGAGATGCTTCTGTGGGCCATAGCCCAGGCCTTATCTTGTTGTCCTACACACTCCATGTTCCCCAGACTTGGAACAGTGAGGGAGAGCAACACGCCGGCTCCCTCCGAGTCCTCCAGGGAAGCCAGGAACTATGGGTCAGTGTGCCAGCAGGAAAGGGGCAACGATGAGAAGAAGTGGGGGGTAGTCCTGGGCCCCGGGAACAGGATGTGGAGGGAGTAGGCTGAGTGACAGCAAGTGAGGCTAAGGGAGACATGGCAGGAGACTCCTGAGAAGGGTCTGTCCACCTTGGCTACAACAAGACCTACCATAGGAGAGTGAGCAATGCCACCGGACTTTCCGTTCTGGCAGAGGGGGCACGGTGTCAGCGCCACAAGCTCGGACACCTCAGGCTGTCCCCTAGCCCCACCATCCCAAGCTGCTCTACCTTTCGGTAAATAAGTTTGTTCAACGGTTAGTCTGACCACAGGCCCTGAGGCCAGGCGCCCATGCTCACAGACGGCCTTTGTGCAGCCATGAAGAGCCTTTTCATCCTCACTCTGGCCTCCTGCCCGCTCACCCTGGCCTGCTCCTCTACCTTAGTGGCTATGGCCACCGGCTGAGGCAGGGAGGGTGGCAGGCTGGCCTGGGCCTCAACCCCAGGACTATGCCATCTCTTTCCTGATCCAGGACTACAGCCCAGGAGAGAGAGTCGGGCTGTGGACCTTGTACATTACCTGCTCAGACCTGTGGGTCTAGGGCTCCTATCTCCCCGCTGCCAGAACAGTCAGAACCCCAAGACTCAATTGGCGTTCCCATGCTTGCTGTGGGCCTGCCTGTACTTGGAGGTGGGCACCcatggaaggaagagggaggtgagGTCAGGTGAGGTGCTGACTATTCCCAAAGCTTCTGTGGGAGCAGAAAGCCCACCTACCAAAGTTGTGTGAGCACCACCTGACCGGGGCTCTGGCTAAAAGTTTGAGCTGGAAGAGGCAGCGGGAACCTGGGCAGGAGCCACTAGGAAGGCCTGAGCTGCAGGGCTTTGCCAAGCAACTGCCTCACTGTGGCAGGAAGCTGCAGGGGTCTCAGCCCTGGGTCCAAGGTAATGGAAAATGCCTCCCAGCATTGTAAGTCACATCTCCCAACATCAGGGGTATCTCAGACTACATCCCTGGGCACTGCTCCCACTCCCCAAAAAACTAGGTGTGTCCTAATCGGTAAGAAGAGATGGCTCTCCCTAAGATCCCTTTGGGCTTAGCTGAGGGGCTGGGAACCCTGCTCAAACTCTGAAGACAGATTGTTGACTGGGCACTTGGCCACCCTGAGAGTCCTGCACATCAGCCCTGGTGAGGTCTCACCATGCCCCTGTGAGAGAGGCAGTGGAGTGAGTGTTACCTCCTGGAGGTGGGGAAAGGGCCAGGAGAGCTATGAGACCAGCAGGCCTTAAGCTGCTTCCTGGGGTGTCGAGGAGGAGAGAAAGGCCCCCAGACCACCATCACCTGCGCCTCCTGGAGCGTGACTGGGAGTTCCCAGGCCCTGCTTTCATAACGGAGGTGACTGCTCTCCTTCAGAGATTCGCAAACACCCCTGAAGTTCAGGCGGCAATGTGAGACAATTGGGGAACCCAGAGGCAGGCTGCCCGTccgccaactactgaaccactgCTGACAATTTATTCCCTTGTAGAGCCAAGCCTACCTGTGCCTATGTCCCTGCTCTGAAGGTGACCTGGAACAGCCCTGCCAATGCGGCCTCTCTCGTCAGACCCCCGACGCAGCCATCTGGGTCTCCGTGCGTTGCCTTCACTGTGCTGTAAAGGACTCTGAGAGCTATTTACCTCTATGGGAACAGAACCTAGGTCGTAAGCCAGCATGGAAGGGTTTGCAGGTTTTAAAGGAATTCCAAGTCACTAGGTTTTCTGCTCAGCATCCGGGGCTCTGGCCTCTTAGCCCTTTGCCCTCTGTCTGATGAGACCTCCTGCCTCCCAGATCCAGAAACCTCCAGCTCCCCTAAGTGACAAAATACCCCCCAGAACTCCAGACAACTGAATGTCCTCGACTCCGATACCCTGGTCACCCTCCTAAGTCAATGTCACCCATCCCGGCTGCTAACAGGTTCCTGACACATCATCTTATTCCGCTTCTACCAGTCAGCCTTGTGGGGACCCCCTTCACCCTCAGAATCACCACCTCCCCCACTGGTAAATGCTGGCCCTGAGAAGTTGGTGGCAGCAGAGCCAACGGCCCGCGCCCCTTACCTGTGAGCACAGCAGGGGCTAGGACCCCAGAGAGGAGCAGCAGCACCATGTGCAGGGTCAGACAAGATGCCATCCTGGCAGCGAGTGAGCAGTGTGTGGGACACAGAGGACTAAGCGGCTGGGCTCGGGCAGCGGGGAAAGGAGCTTCAAAGAGCTGGGAAGGGTTTTCATCAATGCAAACTCTGTCCTCCTGGGACAGCGTGCCCGCCccccacacatgcaaacacacgcgcgcatgcacacacacacacacacacacagagagagagagagagagagagagagagagagagagagagagagagagagagagaaggaggtagagagagagagagagggaaagagagagtttAAAGCTTAGCAGACCTGCAGTCCTGAACGAGCAAACAGCCCCACCCTGGAAAGGAACggagaaaattgttttttatttctctttacctctctttttctctcttctaccttTCCTCTGGCTCTGCCccatcccctttctttctcttctgtctaacacacacacaccatccgcATGTATCTTCGGGTGACTGGAAGTGTGAACTATCCAGGTTTCCAAGACAGAAACCTCACCCAGGGACCCTGAGCACGACCACTGCCTTGGGGCCTCTGTGCCCAGGGCTCTTGAGTGATCCAGCAGCCTGTAAGGGAGACTCGGCTTGGTCGCCTCCCCATTGAGTTCTCCGCTGATTCTGGAGAAGTTGTTAAAGCTCTGTCAGGCAGCTGCCGAGCCTCCACTCACGACCAAGCACACTGGCCTCCACGGCCTCTGCCCACGCCCATAGATGGACTTCCAGCCCTCTTGCCTTTCAGGTGTGCTCACCATGAAAGTCCCCAAAGTTTCTTTCCCCTGTGCCCACTTCCAAGTCCCCACGGCCCTGCTAATTCTAATTCATACATCCCCAAACAAAAAGCCAGATTAAGGGCTTCCCTCTACTCCCCTGTTCCCTCGCTGTGTTTCAGCTCCATGACACCAGACTGGATACTGCCCGAGGGTCTTTACGCTCGCTCTCCTTGGTCAGAAGGTAGCGCGTACACTTCTCAGTCTGCACCTCATTCCCCTCAGGTCTCGGCTTGGTCAGTCAGCCTGCGTCCTTTCATCGTATCTCTTCGAATTTCTTCGTAGCACTTCAGTATTTATGAATTTTCATGTTCCTCGTCCTTCTGTGTCCATCTTCTGAAGAAAGGCATTCTTTCTAGGTGTGTCAATCAACTGTTTGTCACGGTGACCAAACACCCGAGGGAGGAAGCTGTTGAGAGGGAGCACAGGCTTACGTTGGCGCATGGTATCCGGGGGTTATGGTCCTGGTCAGCCTGCCCCATTGCTATGAGCCTATGAAGAGCTGGTGACAGTGACAGAGGAGGCTGCTGCTCTCATAGCAGAGGACAAAAAGAGGGTCTGGGGACAAGACAGCCTTCGGAAGGCATGCCCTGAGGCCTGCTTCTTCCAACCAGGTTGTGCTTCCTTCAGCTGTGAACTCATTAATAGATCCACTCAATTGATGAGGTCGCCATTCTCATAACCCAGCCACCTATCATcaatagtgccaccagctgggggcTAAGTCTTCAACTTTAAGGTGACGCTTCATATCCAAATGATAAAAGATGTGCATAAATCTTGTGTACAGGTTGAGGAGCTTTTGCATCATGTAGACATGTATAAACTCGACCCCTCTCAACCGAAACCATGCTCCGCATGCCAACAGGGCTCTCTGAGCCCCTCCCCAGCCAGTAAGTACCCTAGCGATTCACTTCATACATGAAGTTTCTCTGCGGTGTCACTCACCCACCCTGCTGAGAGAGCACTGGTGTAAGCGTGTGTCTTCACTTCATCCATGGTGATCAGGGCTGTTTCCTGATTGGGGCTTTTCTGAATACAGATTCCATGTTCTTGCACATGCTCCTTTGTGGATGTCAGTATCTCTTGGTTACGGGTCTGAAGATGAACCGCCTGGGTCCGAATGCAGGCAATGTGCTCTGGTTTGCACTCTCTGCAACGGTTTGAGTTTCCAGTTGCTTTGTTTCCTCAAGGGTACTTAACTGTTGCCagactttaaaaattctttttgtatgtttatgtggtctatgtgtatgtatgcatgttcacatgtattTGGGCGCACATGCTCTTGTGctcatgcatgtggaagtcagaggttgacatcaggtgtctttctcaatcacttgTCACATCATTTAACAAGGCAGGGTTGCACTGAACCCCAAGCTTGCTGATCAAACTGCTTCATTTAGCTTGTTCC
Proteins encoded in this window:
- the Snorc gene encoding protein SNORC isoform X2 codes for the protein MASCLTLHMVLLLLSGVLAPAVLTEGPQVPNPTLWNEPIELASGEGPLESTSHSQEFAASGPPFPTSAPGPEDNSPPAGVDQDGGSLGPGAIAAIVIAALLATCVVLALVVVALRKFSAS
- the Snorc gene encoding protein SNORC isoform X1, which gives rise to MASCLTLHMVLLLLSGVLAPAVLTAEGPQVPNPTLWNEPIELASGEGPLESTSHSQEFAASGPPFPTSAPGPEDNSPPAGVDQDGGSLGPGAIAAIVIAALLATCVVLALVVVALRKFSAS